The genome window ATCGTATCTGTATCTGGATTTTTATGACCGAATACAAGTGTTTTTGTCATTATTTTCGTCTCCTTTTAGCTGTTTTGAATTTTATTTAATAAATCTGGGTCAAATTCGCCATTTTTTAACATGGCGATTTCCCATTTGTATGGTGCTTTTTTTGATGCTTTATCTTCACCAACATAAGGCGTTTCAAGGATTTTCGGCACATCTGCTAGTTGCGGATGATGCACAATATAATGAAGGGCATCAAAGCCAATATGACCAAAACCGATATTTGCATGTCGGTCTTTATGTGCGCCTCGTTCATTCTTGCTATCATTGATATGTAATACTTTCAAGCGATCAATGCCGACAATTTTATCGAATTGATTTAATACGCCGTCAAAGTCATTCACAATATCGTAACCTGCATCATGCGTATGACAAGTATCAAACGTAACGGATAATAATTCATTGTGCGTTACGCCATCGATAATTTGTGCGAGTTCCTCAAAAGTACGACCACATTCAGAACCTTTTCCAGCCATTGTTTCTAAAGCAATTTGTACATCTTGATCATGTATTAATGCTTCATTAAGACCTTGAATAATCTGTTTGATTCCTTTATCTGCCCCTTCGCCAACATGAGCACCAGGATGAAGTACGATTTGCTTGGCACCAAGCGCGCGCGTACGTTCAATTTCAGATTGCAAGAAATTAACACCTAGTTTAAAGGTTTCTGGCTTAACGGAGTTTCCAATATTAATGATATAAGGCGCGTGAACAACGATGTCAGCCATATCATGTGCTTTCATGTGTTCTAAGCCAGCTTCAATATTCAACTCTTCAATTGGCTTTCTGCGCGTATTTTGCGGAGCACCAGTATAAATCATAAACGTATTTGAGCCGTAAGAAGCTGCTTCTTCACTTGCGCCAAGAAGCATTTTCTTTCCGCTCATTGATACATGAGAACCTAGTCTTAGCATAATTCATTCCTCACTTATCGTTTTTTCCGTCTTTCGCGACGTTTAATTTCGTTCATTTTGTAGTTAATTTTCTTTTTATAGTTTGGTTTACCTTTTTGTTTTGCTTTTTTACGCATACCAATTTCACGTGGGTCAGCTGTTTCGCGTTTTGCTTCACGTTTTGCACGACGGTTACGGTCTTCGAGTGTAACAAATTCTTTATTTTTCCAGTCAACGTGTTTAAACTCAATACCCATTTTTTCGAGTTGGTTTAGACGATCTTCGTCAGCTGGTTCGAATAAAGTAAGTGCGATACCAGAATGTCCGGCGCGACCAGTACGACCTGTGCGGTGAATGTAGAAATCTAAGTCATCTGGCAACTCATAGTTCACGACATGACTAATTCCTTGGATATCAATACCACGGGCAGCTAAATCTGTCGCAACGACATATTGGTAATCTAAGTTTTCGATTTGTTTCATTGTACGTTTACGTTCACGCGGGTTGACGTCACCATGAATTTTGGCTACTTTAAGTCCACGTTCGATTAATCCGTTTGCTACTTCATCAGCTGTTGTTTTCGTATTAGTAAAAACAATCGCCAAATAAGGTTGCGAACCAACTAAAACATTTTTAAGTAAATCAAGTTTATTACGGCTACGAGTGGCCATAATGCGATGTTCCACCGTTTTTGAAGCAGCCACTTTTGGTTGGATATGCTCATAACGCGGATTTTCCATATATTTGCTTAAAAATGGTTTTAATTTTTGCGGAATTGTTGCGGAAAAAACAAGCATTTGTAAATTAGCTGGCATTTTTCCAGCGATATGGTCAACATCATTTAAGAAGCCCATATCAAGTGTCATGTCTGCTTCGTCAATAACTAACGTTTTCGCCGTATGAACAAATAAAGCTTGTTCACGGATTAAGTCATTGATACGACCAGGCGTTCCGACAATAATTTGTGGCTGTTTTTTTAGTTTATCAATTGCACGTTGTTTGTCCGTACCACCAATAACGAGTTGTACAGCGATTTCTTTTTCACTGTATTTGGTTACTTTGCGAATTTCATTATAAATTTGAGTAGCAAGCTCACGACTTGGTGCCGTAATAACCGCTTGTACTGCATCTTTTTCAGGATTCACATTGTTAATAATTGGCAAAATAAAAGTATGGGTTTTCCCTGTACCTGTTTGAGATTGGCCAATGATACTTTCACCTTTTAAAATACCTGGGATTAGCTTCTGTTGTACTTCTGTTGGCTCATAGAATCCTAATTTATCTATTGCAAGCCCAATAAAAGGTTGAAAGCCAAATTGGTCAAACCTTGATTTCTTCGTCATAAAATATTTCCACTCCGTTCTATACCTAGTAGCCATTATAGCACATAATTGGACATTCGTGCGCGTGTTAAGACAACTTTGTCAAAACAAGCTAAGTCTATTATACTAAATAAAGAATCTAATACAGAAATGAGGATGTTTTCGAATGGAAATTATCAAAATATCTCCTCGTGGTTATTGCTACGGAGTCATCGATGCGATGGTGATTGCTAAAAATGCATCCCTTGATCCAAACTTGCCTCGGCCAATTCATATTTTAGGTATGATTGTTCATAATAAACATGTCACCGATGCATTTGAATCCATTGGTATTTATACAGTAGATGGCGCTAATCGAGAAGAAATTTTAGATAAAATAACCACAGGAACGGTTATATTTACCGCACATGGTGTTTCTCCTTCCGTCAAAGCGAAGGCAGTAGCAAAAGGCTTAACGACAATCGACGCAACCTGTCCAGATGTACTTCACACCTATAATTTAATTTTAGAAAAACAAGCGGCTGGCTATGAAATTATTTATATAGGAAAAAAAGGACATCCTGAACCAGAAGGCGCATACGGAACAGCACCAGATGTTGTTCACCTAGTAGAAACGAAAGCAGATATTGATGCTCTTTCATTACTTTCCGATAAAATTTTTGTTACGAACCAAACAACGATGAGCAAATGGGATGTCGCTGATTTAATGCATTATATAAAGGGGAAATTCCCGAAAGCTATTCAACATCAAGAAATATGTATGGCCACCCAAGTGCGGCAAGAAGCTGTCGCATTACAAGCCAAAGATGCTGATCTCACTATTGTTGTTGGTGATCCTAGAAGTAATAATACTGCTCGTTTAGCCCAAGTTTCGATAGAGAAAGCTGGCACAAAGGCGTACCGAATTGCCGATATTACGGAATTAGATATAGAGTGGATCAAAGACGCAAAAAAAGTAGCAGTTACAGCCGGAGCAAGTACGCCAACACAACTTGTTCGTGAAGTGCTATTGTTTTTGGAGCAATTTGATGCGGCAGATAAAAATACTTGGAAACGCGAGCATAATCAGGACTTTGAGCGTATTCTACCCAAAACGAAGAATAAGTACATGGCTGAAAAAAGAAGTCAACGGTTAGCTCACTTGAAAAATGGCGGAAGCTAAAAACCGAGCAACTCCCTTAAACAAAGGAGTTACTCGGTTTTTTTATCAACAAAATTGGAATGGGTCTGTATTTACTTCTGAAACAATAAATTCTGCTTCATAATCCAAAATTTTTGCTTGTTCTTCCATTTTATTTTTCAGATAGCCTTTCATCACTTTTTCGATATTATGACCAGCGTCAATAGTTGGAAGATTAATAGCTAATAAGTCATGCCCTGTGTGATAATAAACATCACCAGTAATAAAAACATCTGCACCAGTGGATTTTGCTTGGTGGATAAATTTATTTCCATCGCCACCAATGATTGCTACTTTATGGACAGTTGTTTTTAAATCCCCAATAAAACGAACATTATCAATAGCGAAAGCAGTTTTTAATTTATCGATAAATGAAACCATGCCGAGTTTTTTAGGAAGCATGCCAACACGACCTAATCCTTCTTTATAAGTCTGCATTTCAAGCGTATATACATCAATCGCGGGTTCTTCATATGGATGCGCAATTTTAACTGCTTTAGTGATAGTTTCCGTTAAATACTGTGGAAATATAGCTTCTATTTTAACTTCAGGAACAGAAGTCAACGCATCTTTTTCGCCGATAGTTGGGTTGGCGTTTGCTCCTGGTTTGAAAGAACCAATCCCGGTCGTATGGAAGGTGCACTCTGTATATTCTGTCCCTATTTGTCCAGCACCGTTATTTACAAGTGCCAATCGAACGCTTTCTAACTCATTTTCTGGTACATACACAGCGATTTTACAATATGGTTCGGAGTAGGTCTCCTCAATCATCGTTGTATTTTGTAAATGGAGTAAATCTGCTAAAATATCGTTCACGCCTCCTTGAGCGATATCAAGGTTTGTGTGTGCAGCGAATACGGTAATATCATGTTTGATTAATTTTTTTATCATTTTTCCTTGTTTAGTTGTTGTGTCGATATGTTGCGTTGGTCGATATAAGAACGGATGATGTGCGATAATTAAATCCACTTTTTTCTCAATAGCTTCATCCACAACTTCTTCTAATACATCTAAGGTAAACATGATTTTTCTTACTTTTCTTGATAAATCTCCTACTTGTAAACCAATGGGATCGCCTTCCATTGCGAGTTTTTTTGGTGCGATTTTTTCCATTATTGCTGTGTATTCATAGCCATTTGCGACTTTCATTTTAGCACATCCTCTACTAATGCGATTTTATGTTCTAATTCACGAATTTTCGCTTGGTTTTCTGGTGAAACTGGTTGGTTGTTAGAAATAGTCTGAATAATATTTTGCCATGTATTTGCTTCATGTCGCCATTTGCTTTTGAAAATGGCGCTTTGATCTTTTAGTAAACATGGTCCGAAAAATATTTCTTGCTTAGTCCAAGCAACTGGTTTTTTAGAAGGAGCTAACACCATGATTTCATAAATTTTATTATCTTCGCGTAAAATTGCTTCAGAGGTAATAAGCCAATTGTTTTGTTCGGACCATTCTCTTAATTGCCATGCTGCAATATTAGGTTGCAAAATTAGTTTGGTTACACCGGCTAATTTTGCGGCACCTTCTTCTAAAATAGTGCGTATTAACGCGCCACCCATGCCAGCGATCACAATTGTATCAATTACATCCTTTTTTTCGATAACAGCTAAACCGTTCCCTTTTCTAACATCAATTTGTTCTGTTAAGCCAGAAGAACGAACTTGTTTTTGTGCAGATTGAAAAGGTCCATCAACCACTTCGCCAGCAATAGCGAACGAAGCCGTTTGATTTTTAACTGCAAAACATGGTAAATAAGCATGATCGCTTCCGATGTCTGCGATTCGTTCATTTTTTGTTATGTAAGAAGCCACTTTTTCGAGTCGCTTCGATAGTTGCTCTTCGTTCATTTGGTTCCCTACTTTCATTTTCATTAAAAAGGCAGGAGAACGGTTTGTCCTCCTGCCCGGTTGTGCATTATTCCAGGAAGTCTTTCAATTGTTTGCTGCGGCTTGGATGACGTAATTTACGTAAAGCTTTGGCTTCAATTTGACGAATCCGTTCACGAGTTACACCAAATACACGACCAACTTCTTCTAAAGTGCGCGTACGACCATCATCTAGACCAAAACGTAAGCGAAGTACATTTTCTTCACGGTCAGTTAATGTATCAAGCACATCTTCTAGTTGTTCTTTTAGTAATTCGTATGCTGCGTGATCGGACGGTGAAGTTGCATCTTGGTCTTCGATAAAATCGCCTAGATGTGAATCGTCTTCTTCACCAATTGGTGTTTCAAGGGAAACTGGCTCTTGTGCGATTTTAAGGATTTCCCGAACTTTTTCAGTTGGTAAGTCCATTTCTTCACCAATTTCTTCTGGTGAAGGATCGCGGCCTAAATCTTGTAATAAGGAGCGTTGTACACGGATTAGTTTGTTGATTGTTTCAACCATATGCACCGGAATACGGATTGTTCTAGCTTGGTCCGCAATCGCACGGGTTATCGCTTGACGAATCCACCACGTTGCATAGGTACTGAATTTAAACCCTTTATTAAAGTCAAATTTTTCAACGGCTTTCATTAGCCCCATGTTACCTTCTTGAATTAAATCAAGGAATAACATACCACGACCAACATAACGTTTTGCAATACTTACAACAAGGCGTAGGTTAGCTTCTGCAAGACGTCCTTTGGCTTCAATGTCGCCAGCTTCGATACGTTTTGCTAAGGCAATTTCTTCATCCGCTGTAAGTAAGTCTACTCGACCAATTTCTTTTAGATACATGCGAACAGGGTCATTAATTTTTACGCCTGGTGGTACACTCATATCTGTTAAATCAAAGGATTCGGTTTCTTCTTTTACAAGTTCTGTTTCATCTGGATCCTCGTCATCTGCATCGTCAGAAACTTCAATTCCTGCTTCACCAACATGTTCTAAATACTCATCCATTTGATCGGAATCCAAAGTGAATGGAGCTAATCTGGCAGCGATTTTTGCATAAGTTAAAATCCCCTTTTTCTTACCTTCTTCTATCAGGGCTTCTTTTACTTGCTCAACACTTAGTTCAGCAACTGGTTTTGTGTTTTTTGTTTTATCACTCATAACTGCCTGTATTCCTCCTTCCAAAATGCCGCTAACCTTATTAAAAGGCTTCTCTTAGGTAATAATACCATCATTTAGCGGTTTTAAAACGTTATTAATCCAATTGGCCGCTGTTTAACTGACGGTTGAGTTGGACAATTTCGAGCATGACGCGAATTTCGTTTTCATTATCGTTTTCACGATTATACGTTGCTAGTTCTTGCTCAAGTTCTTTTTTCTTTTGTTCTAATTTATAGCGTTTTAGACTTCTAATATAGTCTTCAAACTGGGGTTTACCTTGTTCATCTGGACTAATAACCATTTCTAGGCTACTAATAAGTCCTTTCATTGCAGCATCAGGAACACTATCCATGAATTTCGTTGGATCCGCATCATTACCTTCCGCAAAATAACCAATTAGATAGGTATAAAGCGCTTCGTAATTATCATGGTAAAACGTCGTATCACCGAGAAGTTGCTTAATTAAAAGAAAGTTATCTCGGCTTTCCATCATTGCTTTCATTAGCTGCTGCTCTGAGATTGTATGGGCAGATAACTTTTGGGTTGGCTGCTCAAAAGAAAATAGCATTTCTGTATCTTCTTGAGGCATCATCCCCATAAAAGAATCATCTATTGGTGGTTCATTATAACTAGCCATTTGCCTTGATTTTTGACTATTTTTTAGTGATTGCTGTAATTGTTGTTTTAATGTTTCTATCGTTAATTCAAATTCATCCGCTAGTTGTTTTAAGTATAATTCACGTTCGACGGCTTGATCCAGTTTTGCAATTTCACGCAAACAATCATCAATATAACCAATTTGATCTGTCTCATTCTGTAAATTGCGTTCTTTACGTAAATAATGAATTTTAAAAGCTGTCCAAGTCATTCGTTGTTGCTTATAGACTTCTTTGAATTTTTCTGGACCACTTGCTCGAATGAAATCATCAGGATCTTTTCCAGCTGGAAGTTGCAAAACAAAAACATCTAAACGATTCCGTTCAACTAGAAGTGTGCCAGCTTTATAGGCTGCTTCAATTCCAGCCCTGTCACCGTCATAACAAATAATCGCCCGGTTAGTAAGTCGTTTAATTAAATCTGCATGTTCTTCCGTTAAACTTGTCCCCATCGAAGCCACTGCATTTTGAACACCTGCTTCTTCTGCGGAAATAACATCCATAAATCCTTCCATGAGCGTAATTTCTTCTTGTTTTCTAATAGCTTGTCTTGCTTCTGAAAAATGAAACAATATTCGTCTTTTATTGAAAACAGGCGTTTCAGGGCTATTTAAATATTTAGGACCATCATCACGATCAAATAACCGGCCAGAAAAGGCAATAATTTGTCCACGATCATTCGTAATTGGAAACATAATTCGATTACGAAAACGATCCACCATCTGCCCATCATCACGTTCGGATAAAAGTCCAGCTGCACCGGCTAATTGTAAATCCATGCCTCGTTTTTCTAAAAAAGAAGTAATTGTTGCATGGTGATTAGGTGCAAAACCAATTTGGAAAGTGGTCATCATTTGTTCAGACATACCACGCTCTTTCAAATAAGTTAATGCTGCTGTGCCTTCTTCGGTTTCCATTAAAATATAATGGTAAAGTTTGGCAGTAAGCTGGTGCATTTCCACCATTTTTGCTGTTTCAGAAGTTTCTTTTGGCAAATTACTTGTATCTCGTTCTTCAGGGAGCTCGATAGCCACATCTAAATGACTCATGTCTGCCACTTTTTTTACCGATTCAACAAAAGTGAGTCCGTCATGCTCCATTAGAAAAGAAAAAACATTTCCTCCCTTACCACAACCAAAACAATGGAAAATCTGTTTTTCCGGTGATACGGAAAAGGATGGCGTTTTTTCACCGTGGAAAGGACATAAGCCAGAGTAATTTCGTCCCTGCTTTTTTAATTGGACATAATTACCAATTATATCGACTATATCCGCTTGATTCCGGACTTGATCAATTACTTCTTCAGGAATCCGCGCCATGTTGACAGTCAACTCCTATTTACTTATTTTGCAAAAATGTCGTCAATCGGTCTTTGAAAAGGGAACGATCTTGATCGCTCATTGCTTTTGGACCTTTGCTATATTTGCCTTGTTGCCTTTCTTTGGCATGTCTATAGCGAATATCTAACATTAATGACATTTCTTCTTCTCGGTAAAGTTCACCGCGATTAGAAAAGACAAATGTGCCTTTTGCAAGTAGAATGCTAGCTAGGCCAATATCTTGTGTCACGATAATATCGCCTTTTTTGGCTAAATTCATCATTCGCATGTCCGCTGATTCTTTTCCCGTATCAACAAAAATCCAGTTCTCTCCATTGGTATTGACAGAGTAATGGTTAAACGAGGCGACAAAAGTAACTTCTAATTGAAATTCTTTTGCTACTTGTTTTATTTCTGCTTTCACTGGGCAAGCATCTGCATCTACCAAAATTTGTGGCACACATTCCATCCTCTCTTCAAAATCTATGAAGGCACGTTAAAAAACGAGTTTTTCCACCCGTTTTTAAAGTAATATGCATAGATTTAGCTTTTTTGTAAGCGAATTTAGATTATACGGGAAGATACTAACTTTTACAAGCAGATTTTCCCGTATAATATATATATTCGCCACAAAAAGCAAAAGTCCTTCTTATAATTCTAAATTTTCATCAACAATTTCACCAATATGGATTAAAATCTCATTTGCAGTCTCTTCAATGGCTTTATTTGTCACATCTAAGACGAAACAATTAAGTTTGCTCGCTAGTTTATTAAAAATGGCTAGTTCCTCATCAATACGTTGATTACTTGCATACGTACCTGCACCAGGCAGACCAATGGAAATTAATCGTTCTTGTCTGATTTTCGTCAATTTTTGTTTGCTGATTTTTAGGCCAATAATTTTTTTCGGATCAATTTCAAAAAGTTCATCTGGGATTTGTGCTTCTGGAACGATTGGAATATTAACGATTTTCAAGCCTTTTAGAGCTAAATACTGTGATAAAGGCGTTTTTGATGTTCTTGAAATACCAATTAAAACATAATCCGCTTGTAAAATACCTCTTGGATTACGTCCGTCATCATTTTCAACGGCAAATTCGATTGCTGCTACTTTATTGAAATACGCTTCATCCATCGAACGAACGCGTCCTGGTTCAGAAAGTGGCTTGATTTTATATGTTTCCTCTAACTGGTTTAAAAGCGGACCAAATAAGTCGATAATTGGCACACCGAAAGCTTGGGCTGTTTTGTTTAGCTCTTCTCGAACGCTCTCTAGTACAATCGTATGGACGATAATACCATTATTCACGGCCACTAAGTCGACAATTTCTTCAATCATATGAGAAGAATCGACGTGGTGAAAACGATGGATAAATTTCGGTGTCTGACCAAATTGACTAAGTGCCGCTCTTGTCACAAGTTCGGCCGTTTCTCCTGTTGAATCGGAAACCACGTATACGGCTGGTTGAGTCATACATACTTCCTCCTCTTTGCTCAAATTCTTTCTTTATTTTACATTAATTTCATCCATTTGAGCAAATTCTTTAATAAAGCTTGCCAATTCGAATAGAAGTGCTAGACGGTTATTTTTCAATTCATCATTATCACTCATAACAAGCGTATTATCAAAATAAGCATCAATTGTTGTTCGTAAATCCGCAAAAGCTTTTAATCGTTCAATAATGGTTAGACCGGCATAATCGAATTTCAGTTTTTCTAATTTATCAAAGAGAGCTTGTTCGTATTCATTTTCAAATAACGCTG of Listeria monocytogenes contains these proteins:
- a CDS encoding 4-hydroxy-3-methylbut-2-enyl diphosphate reductase, producing MEIIKISPRGYCYGVIDAMVIAKNASLDPNLPRPIHILGMIVHNKHVTDAFESIGIYTVDGANREEILDKITTGTVIFTAHGVSPSVKAKAVAKGLTTIDATCPDVLHTYNLILEKQAAGYEIIYIGKKGHPEPEGAYGTAPDVVHLVETKADIDALSLLSDKIFVTNQTTMSKWDVADLMHYIKGKFPKAIQHQEICMATQVRQEAVALQAKDADLTIVVGDPRSNNTARLAQVSIEKAGTKAYRIADITELDIEWIKDAKKVAVTAGASTPTQLVREVLLFLEQFDAADKNTWKREHNQDFERILPKTKNKYMAEKRSQRLAHLKNGGS
- a CDS encoding YaiI/YqxD family protein encodes the protein MPQILVDADACPVKAEIKQVAKEFQLEVTFVASFNHYSVNTNGENWIFVDTGKESADMRMMNLAKKGDIIVTQDIGLASILLAKGTFVFSNRGELYREEEMSLMLDIRYRHAKERQQGKYSKGPKAMSDQDRSLFKDRLTTFLQNK
- the dnaG gene encoding DNA primase — translated: MARIPEEVIDQVRNQADIVDIIGNYVQLKKQGRNYSGLCPFHGEKTPSFSVSPEKQIFHCFGCGKGGNVFSFLMEHDGLTFVESVKKVADMSHLDVAIELPEERDTSNLPKETSETAKMVEMHQLTAKLYHYILMETEEGTAALTYLKERGMSEQMMTTFQIGFAPNHHATITSFLEKRGMDLQLAGAAGLLSERDDGQMVDRFRNRIMFPITNDRGQIIAFSGRLFDRDDGPKYLNSPETPVFNKRRILFHFSEARQAIRKQEEITLMEGFMDVISAEEAGVQNAVASMGTSLTEEHADLIKRLTNRAIICYDGDRAGIEAAYKAGTLLVERNRLDVFVLQLPAGKDPDDFIRASGPEKFKEVYKQQRMTWTAFKIHYLRKERNLQNETDQIGYIDDCLREIAKLDQAVERELYLKQLADEFELTIETLKQQLQQSLKNSQKSRQMASYNEPPIDDSFMGMMPQEDTEMLFSFEQPTQKLSAHTISEQQLMKAMMESRDNFLLIKQLLGDTTFYHDNYEALYTYLIGYFAEGNDADPTKFMDSVPDAAMKGLISSLEMVISPDEQGKPQFEDYIRSLKRYKLEQKKKELEQELATYNRENDNENEIRVMLEIVQLNRQLNSGQLD
- a CDS encoding Nif3-like dinuclear metal center hexameric protein encodes the protein MKVANGYEYTAIMEKIAPKKLAMEGDPIGLQVGDLSRKVRKIMFTLDVLEEVVDEAIEKKVDLIIAHHPFLYRPTQHIDTTTKQGKMIKKLIKHDITVFAAHTNLDIAQGGVNDILADLLHLQNTTMIEETYSEPYCKIAVYVPENELESVRLALVNNGAGQIGTEYTECTFHTTGIGSFKPGANANPTIGEKDALTSVPEVKIEAIFPQYLTETITKAVKIAHPYEEPAIDVYTLEMQTYKEGLGRVGMLPKKLGMVSFIDKLKTAFAIDNVRFIGDLKTTVHKVAIIGGDGNKFIHQAKSTGADVFITGDVYYHTGHDLLAINLPTIDAGHNIEKVMKGYLKNKMEEQAKILDYEAEFIVSEVNTDPFQFC
- the rpoD gene encoding RNA polymerase sigma factor RpoD, with amino-acid sequence MSDKTKNTKPVAELSVEQVKEALIEEGKKKGILTYAKIAARLAPFTLDSDQMDEYLEHVGEAGIEVSDDADDEDPDETELVKEETESFDLTDMSVPPGVKINDPVRMYLKEIGRVDLLTADEEIALAKRIEAGDIEAKGRLAEANLRLVVSIAKRYVGRGMLFLDLIQEGNMGLMKAVEKFDFNKGFKFSTYATWWIRQAITRAIADQARTIRIPVHMVETINKLIRVQRSLLQDLGRDPSPEEIGEEMDLPTEKVREILKIAQEPVSLETPIGEEDDSHLGDFIEDQDATSPSDHAAYELLKEQLEDVLDTLTDREENVLRLRFGLDDGRTRTLEEVGRVFGVTRERIRQIEAKALRKLRHPSRSKQLKDFLE
- the cshB gene encoding DEAD-box ATP-dependent RNA helicase CshB, which gives rise to MTKKSRFDQFGFQPFIGLAIDKLGFYEPTEVQQKLIPGILKGESIIGQSQTGTGKTHTFILPIINNVNPEKDAVQAVITAPSRELATQIYNEIRKVTKYSEKEIAVQLVIGGTDKQRAIDKLKKQPQIIVGTPGRINDLIREQALFVHTAKTLVIDEADMTLDMGFLNDVDHIAGKMPANLQMLVFSATIPQKLKPFLSKYMENPRYEHIQPKVAASKTVEHRIMATRSRNKLDLLKNVLVGSQPYLAIVFTNTKTTADEVANGLIERGLKVAKIHGDVNPRERKRTMKQIENLDYQYVVATDLAARGIDIQGISHVVNYELPDDLDFYIHRTGRTGRAGHSGIALTLFEPADEDRLNQLEKMGIEFKHVDWKNKEFVTLEDRNRRAKREAKRETADPREIGMRKKAKQKGKPNYKKKINYKMNEIKRRERRKKR
- a CDS encoding pyruvate, water dikinase regulatory protein, coding for MTQPAVYVVSDSTGETAELVTRAALSQFGQTPKFIHRFHHVDSSHMIEEIVDLVAVNNGIIVHTIVLESVREELNKTAQAFGVPIIDLFGPLLNQLEETYKIKPLSEPGRVRSMDEAYFNKVAAIEFAVENDDGRNPRGILQADYVLIGISRTSKTPLSQYLALKGLKIVNIPIVPEAQIPDELFEIDPKKIIGLKISKQKLTKIRQERLISIGLPGAGTYASNQRIDEELAIFNKLASKLNCFVLDVTNKAIEETANEILIHIGEIVDENLEL
- a CDS encoding deoxyribonuclease IV → MLRLGSHVSMSGKKMLLGASEEAASYGSNTFMIYTGAPQNTRRKPIEELNIEAGLEHMKAHDMADIVVHAPYIINIGNSVKPETFKLGVNFLQSEIERTRALGAKQIVLHPGAHVGEGADKGIKQIIQGLNEALIHDQDVQIALETMAGKGSECGRTFEELAQIIDGVTHNELLSVTFDTCHTHDAGYDIVNDFDGVLNQFDKIVGIDRLKVLHINDSKNERGAHKDRHANIGFGHIGFDALHYIVHHPQLADVPKILETPYVGEDKASKKAPYKWEIAMLKNGEFDPDLLNKIQNS
- a CDS encoding tRNA (adenine(22)-N(1))-methyltransferase, with product MNEEQLSKRLEKVASYITKNERIADIGSDHAYLPCFAVKNQTASFAIAGEVVDGPFQSAQKQVRSSGLTEQIDVRKGNGLAVIEKKDVIDTIVIAGMGGALIRTILEEGAAKLAGVTKLILQPNIAAWQLREWSEQNNWLITSEAILREDNKIYEIMVLAPSKKPVAWTKQEIFFGPCLLKDQSAIFKSKWRHEANTWQNIIQTISNNQPVSPENQAKIRELEHKIALVEDVLK